In a single window of the Mesorhizobium shangrilense genome:
- the atpA gene encoding F0F1 ATP synthase subunit alpha — translation MDIRAAEISAILKDQIKNFGKEAEVSEVGQVLSVGDGIARVYGLDNVQAGEMVEFPGGIRGMALNLESDNVGVVIFGNDRDIKEGDTVKRTGAIVDAPVGPALLGRVVDALGNPIDGKGPIKATERRRVDVKAPGIIPRKSVHEPMSTGLKAIDALIPVGRGQRELVIGDRQTGKTAIILDTILNQKAIHESGPEGEKLYCVYVAVGQKRSTVAQFVKVLEERGALEYSIIIAATASDPAPMQFLAPFTACTMGEYFRDNGQHALIGYDDLSKQAVAYRQMSLLLRRPPGREAYPGDVFYLHSRLLERAAKMNDDNGNGSLTALPVIETQANDVSAYIPTNVISITDGQIFLETNLFFQGIRPAVNVGLSVSRVGSSAQVKAMKQVAGSIKGELAQYREMAAFAQFGSDLDASTQRLLNRGARLTELLKQPQFSPLKTEEQVAVIFAGVNGYLDKLAVNQVGKFEQGLLAHMRNAGKAVLDAIRTEKALSDDLRAKLKAEIDAFAKTFA, via the coding sequence ACAACGTCCAGGCGGGCGAGATGGTCGAGTTCCCGGGCGGCATCCGCGGCATGGCGCTCAACCTCGAAAGCGACAACGTCGGCGTCGTCATTTTCGGTAACGACCGTGACATCAAGGAAGGCGACACCGTCAAGCGCACCGGCGCCATCGTGGACGCCCCGGTCGGTCCGGCGCTGCTCGGCCGCGTCGTCGACGCGCTCGGCAACCCGATCGACGGCAAGGGCCCGATCAAGGCGACCGAGCGTCGCCGCGTCGACGTCAAGGCGCCCGGCATCATTCCGCGCAAGTCGGTTCATGAGCCGATGTCGACCGGCCTCAAGGCCATCGATGCGCTGATCCCGGTCGGCCGCGGCCAGCGCGAGCTGGTCATCGGCGACCGCCAGACCGGCAAGACCGCCATCATCCTCGACACAATCCTGAACCAGAAGGCGATCCACGAGAGCGGACCGGAGGGCGAGAAGCTCTACTGCGTCTACGTCGCCGTCGGCCAGAAGCGTTCGACCGTCGCCCAGTTCGTGAAGGTGCTCGAGGAGCGCGGCGCGCTCGAATACTCGATCATCATCGCCGCCACCGCCTCGGATCCGGCTCCGATGCAGTTCCTGGCGCCGTTCACCGCCTGCACCATGGGCGAGTACTTCCGCGACAACGGCCAGCACGCGCTGATCGGCTACGACGACCTCTCCAAGCAGGCCGTCGCCTACCGTCAGATGTCGCTGCTGCTGCGCCGCCCGCCGGGCCGCGAAGCCTATCCGGGCGACGTCTTCTACCTGCACTCCCGCCTGCTCGAGCGCGCGGCGAAGATGAACGACGACAACGGCAACGGTTCGCTGACCGCTCTGCCCGTCATCGAGACGCAGGCCAACGACGTGTCGGCCTACATTCCGACCAACGTGATCTCGATCACCGACGGCCAGATCTTCCTCGAGACCAACCTGTTCTTCCAGGGCATCCGTCCTGCCGTGAACGTTGGTCTGTCGGTGTCGCGCGTCGGCTCTTCGGCCCAGGTCAAGGCGATGAAGCAGGTCGCCGGCTCGATCAAGGGCGAGCTCGCGCAGTACCGCGAAATGGCGGCCTTCGCGCAGTTCGGCTCGGACCTCGACGCATCCACGCAGCGCCTGCTGAACCGCGGCGCCCGACTGACGGAGCTCCTGAAGCAGCCGCAGTTCTCGCCGCTCAAGACGGAAGAGCAGGTCGCGGTGATCTTCGCCGGCGTCAACGGCTACCTCGACAAGCTTGCGGTCAACCAGGTCGGCAAGTTCGAGCAGGGTCTGCTGGCGCACATGCGCAACGCGGGCAAGGCTGTTCTCGATGCGATCCGCACCGAGAAGGCGCTGTCGGACGACCTCCGCGCCAAGCTCAAGGCCGAGATCGACGCTTTCGCCAAGACCTTCGCCTAA
- a CDS encoding F0F1 ATP synthase subunit gamma → MPSLKDLRNRIASVKATQKITKAMQMVAAAKLRRAQEAAEAARPYSQRMGAVLANITQAVGGGGDAPALMTGTGRDDTHLLVVCTAERGLCGGFNSQISRLARDHVRKLQAAGKTVKIITVGKKGFDILRRDFSNLIIDRIELRDVKQIGFANADAIARKIIHLFNDDQFDVCTLFYSEFKSVISQVPTAQQIIPAAATDSSGEAANGNAVYEYEPEPGEILGDLIPRNIAVQIFRALLENAAGEMGAKMSAMDNATRNAGDMINKLSITYNRQRQAQITKELIEIISGAEAL, encoded by the coding sequence ATGCCTTCGCTAAAAGACCTCCGAAACCGCATTGCCTCCGTCAAGGCGACGCAGAAGATCACCAAGGCGATGCAGATGGTCGCCGCGGCGAAGCTGCGTCGCGCTCAGGAGGCGGCCGAAGCCGCGCGGCCCTATTCGCAGCGGATGGGCGCGGTGCTGGCCAACATCACGCAAGCAGTCGGCGGGGGCGGCGACGCCCCGGCGCTGATGACCGGCACCGGTCGCGACGACACGCATCTGCTGGTCGTCTGCACGGCCGAGCGCGGACTTTGCGGCGGCTTCAACTCGCAGATCTCGCGCCTCGCGCGCGATCATGTCCGCAAGCTCCAGGCTGCCGGAAAGACGGTGAAGATCATCACCGTCGGCAAGAAGGGTTTCGACATCCTGCGCCGCGACTTCAGCAATCTGATCATCGACCGCATCGAATTGCGCGACGTGAAGCAGATCGGCTTCGCCAATGCTGACGCCATCGCCAGGAAGATCATCCACCTCTTCAACGACGACCAGTTCGACGTCTGCACGCTGTTCTACTCCGAGTTCAAGTCGGTGATCAGCCAGGTGCCGACCGCGCAGCAGATCATTCCGGCCGCAGCGACCGACTCTTCGGGCGAAGCGGCGAACGGGAATGCCGTCTACGAATACGAGCCGGAGCCCGGCGAGATCCTTGGCGATCTCATCCCGCGCAACATCGCGGTGCAGATCTTCCGCGCGCTGCTGGAGAATGCAGCCGGTGAGATGGGCGCCAAGATGAGCGCGATGGACAATGCCACGCGCAATGCCGGCGACATGATCAACAAGCTCTCGATCACCTACAACCGTCAGCGCCAGGCGCAGATCACCAAGGAACTGATCGAAATCATTTCGGGCGCGGAAGCGCTCTGA
- the atpD gene encoding F0F1 ATP synthase subunit beta, producing the protein MAKAATPKAPAAAKAPAKAAATKAPAKAAAVKATPAVKMASGATGKVRQVIGAVVDVQFEDHLPAILNALETDNQGNRLVLEVAQHLGENTVRCIAMDSSEGLVRGQTVTDTGAPISVPVGPGLLGRIINVIGEPVDEEGPVSGVGLRAIHQPAPEYVDQSTEAQILVTGIKVLDLLAPYARGGKIGLFGGAGVGKTVLIQELINNVAKAHGGYSVFAGVGERTREGNDLYHEFIESGVNKKGGGEGSKAALVYGQMNEPPGARARVGLTGLTVAEYFRDQGQDVLFFVDNIFRFTQAGSEVSALLGRIPSAVGYQPTLATDMGALQERITTTTKGSITSVQAIYVPADDLTDPAPATSFAHLDATTVLNRAISEKGIYPAVDPLDSTSRMLDPLIVGDEHYQVARQVQSILQRYKSLQDIIAILGMDELSEEDKLTVARARKIERFLSQPFFVAEVFTGSPGKLVDLADTIKGFKGLCNGDYDHLPEAAFYMVGTIEEAVEKAQRLAAEAA; encoded by the coding sequence ATGGCGAAAGCAGCGACCCCCAAGGCGCCGGCCGCGGCGAAAGCCCCGGCAAAGGCCGCCGCGACCAAGGCTCCGGCAAAGGCCGCGGCCGTGAAGGCAACTCCGGCTGTCAAGATGGCTTCCGGCGCGACGGGCAAGGTCCGTCAGGTCATCGGCGCCGTCGTCGACGTGCAGTTCGAAGACCATCTGCCGGCGATTCTGAATGCGCTGGAAACCGACAACCAGGGCAACCGCCTCGTGCTCGAAGTGGCGCAGCACCTCGGTGAGAACACGGTGCGCTGCATCGCCATGGACTCGTCCGAAGGCCTCGTGCGCGGCCAGACGGTGACCGACACCGGCGCGCCGATCTCGGTTCCGGTCGGTCCGGGACTTCTCGGCCGCATCATCAATGTCATCGGCGAGCCGGTCGACGAAGAAGGTCCGGTTTCCGGCGTTGGCTTGCGCGCCATCCACCAGCCCGCCCCCGAGTACGTCGACCAGTCGACCGAGGCGCAGATCCTCGTCACCGGCATCAAGGTCCTCGACCTGCTGGCGCCCTACGCCCGCGGCGGCAAGATCGGCCTGTTCGGCGGCGCCGGCGTCGGCAAGACCGTTCTCATCCAGGAACTGATCAACAACGTCGCCAAGGCGCACGGCGGTTACTCGGTGTTCGCCGGCGTCGGCGAGCGTACCCGCGAGGGCAACGACCTCTATCACGAGTTCATCGAGTCCGGCGTCAACAAGAAGGGCGGCGGCGAGGGCTCGAAGGCAGCACTCGTGTACGGCCAGATGAACGAGCCGCCGGGAGCGCGCGCGCGTGTCGGCCTGACCGGTCTGACAGTCGCCGAGTACTTCCGCGACCAGGGCCAGGACGTGCTGTTCTTCGTGGACAACATCTTCCGCTTCACCCAGGCGGGTTCGGAAGTGTCGGCGCTGCTCGGCCGTATTCCTTCGGCCGTGGGCTATCAGCCGACGCTCGCCACCGACATGGGCGCCCTGCAGGAGCGCATCACGACGACGACCAAGGGCTCGATCACCTCGGTGCAGGCCATCTACGTGCCAGCCGACGATCTGACCGACCCCGCGCCGGCAACCTCGTTCGCCCACCTCGATGCGACGACCGTGCTTAACCGCGCGATCTCGGAGAAGGGCATCTACCCGGCCGTCGATCCCCTCGACTCCACCTCGCGCATGCTCGACCCGCTGATCGTCGGCGACGAGCACTACCAGGTGGCGCGCCAGGTGCAGTCGATCCTCCAGCGCTACAAGTCGCTGCAGGACATCATCGCGATCCTGGGCATGGACGAGTTGTCCGAAGAGGATAAGCTCACCGTCGCCCGCGCCCGCAAGATCGAGCGTTTCCTGTCGCAGCCGTTCTTCGTCGCCGAAGTGTTCACGGGTTCGCCGGGCAAGCTGGTCGACCTCGCCGACACCATCAAGGGCTTCAAGGGCCTCTGCAACGGCGATTACGACCACCTGCCGGAAGCGGCCTTCTACATGGTCGGCACCATCGAGGAAGCCGTCGAGAAGGCGCAGCGTCTGGCCGCTGAGGCAGCGTAA
- a CDS encoding F0F1 ATP synthase subunit epsilon: MAQAFQFELVSPERLLVSEQVDSVVIPGADGEMTVMASHAPVMTTIKPGVVTVNAVGGKTERYVVFGGFADILPTGCTLLAESAVAVGDIDRADIARRIQEAREDLSDAKDEESRSKAEQFLNQLTTLEGAILPA; encoded by the coding sequence ATGGCTCAAGCTTTTCAGTTCGAACTCGTCTCGCCGGAGCGCCTGCTGGTCTCCGAGCAGGTCGATTCGGTCGTCATCCCGGGCGCTGACGGTGAAATGACCGTCATGGCTAGTCACGCCCCCGTGATGACCACCATCAAGCCGGGTGTGGTGACGGTGAATGCCGTCGGCGGCAAGACCGAGCGCTATGTGGTGTTCGGCGGTTTCGCCGACATTCTTCCGACCGGCTGCACGCTGTTGGCGGAATCGGCGGTCGCGGTCGGCGACATCGACCGGGCCGATATCGCCCGCCGCATCCAGGAGGCCAGGGAAGACCTGTCCGATGCCAAGGATGAGGAAAGCCGCTCGAAGGCCGAGCAGTTCCTCAACCAGCTCACCACGCTGGAAGGCGCGATCCTGCCGGCGTAG
- a CDS encoding superoxide dismutase family protein — protein MRRFLAAACLVTLFPLSAVAQEASAKMVGPDGKELGAVAITQTKSGMLSISVDMNGLPPGVHGFHIHTTGKCEGPTFESAGGHLAGGKAHGVNAENGPHPGDFPNVNVAPDGTLKVEFFTDRLSLGEGENALLDADGASVMLHEGPDDYATDPSGHSGGRIACGVIAQAT, from the coding sequence ATGAGACGCTTCCTCGCCGCCGCCTGCCTTGTCACCCTGTTTCCGCTTTCCGCCGTCGCGCAGGAGGCGAGCGCGAAGATGGTCGGGCCGGACGGCAAGGAACTGGGCGCGGTGGCGATCACCCAGACCAAGTCTGGCATGCTGTCGATCAGCGTCGACATGAACGGTCTGCCGCCGGGCGTGCACGGCTTCCACATCCACACCACAGGCAAGTGCGAAGGCCCGACCTTCGAAAGCGCCGGCGGTCACCTGGCCGGCGGCAAGGCGCATGGTGTCAACGCCGAGAACGGTCCGCATCCCGGAGACTTCCCCAATGTGAACGTCGCGCCGGACGGGACGCTCAAGGTGGAATTCTTCACCGACAGGCTGTCGCTCGGAGAGGGAGAAAACGCGCTACTCGATGCAGACGGGGCGTCGGTCATGCTGCATGAGGGCCCGGATGACTACGCAACCGACCCCTCAGGCCACTCTGGCGGCCGCATCGCCTGTGGCGTCATCGCGCAGGCGACTTGA
- a CDS encoding SDR family oxidoreductase, which translates to MTRLPEGSVTWVTGAGSGIGRACAIAFAIAGSRLALTGRRPDALEETAALIRKTGAPDPMLAQCDVTDADAVGLAYARIEQELGAPLVLVNSAGWNVTRRHWKDLTPQGASQVIDIDLKAMFYCTLAALPAMRRRGDGRIVHIASQAGVSLQTVSGPSYSAAKTAVVAMSANLNAEEGIHGIRSICISPGEVETPILDTRPKPPSAEERRLMLQPEDVAAAAVFCATLPLRACVTEMVLLPTDDRHMRERARAIEAMPTPPGRA; encoded by the coding sequence ATGACACGGTTGCCGGAGGGAAGCGTCACCTGGGTCACCGGAGCGGGCAGCGGCATCGGCCGCGCCTGCGCCATTGCCTTCGCCATAGCCGGATCGCGCCTCGCCCTCACGGGACGGCGCCCCGACGCGCTCGAGGAAACGGCCGCACTGATAAGGAAGACGGGCGCTCCCGACCCGATGCTGGCGCAGTGCGACGTCACCGATGCCGATGCGGTTGGGCTCGCCTACGCGCGCATAGAGCAGGAGCTGGGCGCGCCGCTGGTGCTAGTCAACAGCGCCGGCTGGAATGTCACCCGCCGCCACTGGAAGGACCTGACGCCGCAGGGCGCCTCGCAGGTGATCGACATCGACCTGAAGGCGATGTTCTACTGCACGCTTGCCGCACTTCCGGCGATGCGCCGCCGCGGCGACGGGCGCATCGTCCACATCGCCTCGCAGGCCGGCGTGTCGCTGCAGACGGTCAGCGGCCCGAGCTATTCTGCGGCCAAGACCGCGGTCGTCGCCATGAGCGCGAACCTCAACGCCGAAGAAGGCATCCACGGGATACGCAGCATCTGCATCTCGCCCGGCGAGGTCGAGACGCCGATCCTCGACACGCGCCCGAAGCCGCCCAGCGCCGAAGAGCGCCGGCTGATGCTGCAGCCCGAGGACGTTGCCGCAGCGGCCGTGTTCTGCGCCACGCTTCCGCTACGCGCCTGCGTCACCGAAATGGTGCTGTTGCCGACCGACGATCGCCACATGCGCGAAAGAGCGCGCGCGATCGAGGCGATGCCGACGCCACCTGGCCGCGCCTGA
- a CDS encoding class II aldolase/adducin family protein: MDDRQLRQSIIDHCIGMNASGLNQGTSGNISVRSGDAMLITPSATPYAAMTPEHIAAMPIEGEYGSWSGPLKPSTEWRFHLDIMRARPEVGAIVHTHSTYATILAIARKEIPACHYMIAAFGGSTIRCAGYARYGTQELSDVALKALDGRNGCLLANHGMIAVGPNLEKAMWLAVELETIARQYYHSLLIGGPVLLSEAEIAETMKGFATYGLQDRKADGERKTTRKKTTV; the protein is encoded by the coding sequence ATGGACGACAGACAACTTCGCCAGTCGATCATCGACCATTGCATCGGCATGAACGCGTCCGGTCTCAACCAGGGCACGTCGGGCAACATCAGCGTCCGCTCCGGCGACGCCATGCTGATCACGCCCAGCGCCACGCCCTACGCGGCGATGACGCCGGAGCACATCGCGGCCATGCCAATCGAAGGCGAATACGGCTCGTGGAGCGGGCCGCTGAAGCCTTCCACCGAATGGCGGTTTCACCTCGACATCATGCGGGCCCGGCCGGAAGTCGGGGCCATCGTCCACACGCACTCCACCTACGCCACCATCCTTGCCATCGCGCGCAAAGAGATTCCGGCCTGCCACTACATGATCGCGGCATTCGGGGGCAGCACCATCCGCTGCGCCGGCTATGCCCGCTACGGCACCCAGGAACTTTCGGATGTAGCGCTCAAGGCACTCGACGGGCGCAATGGCTGCCTTCTCGCCAACCACGGCATGATCGCGGTCGGACCCAATCTGGAGAAGGCGATGTGGCTGGCTGTCGAACTGGAGACCATCGCCAGGCAGTACTATCACTCGCTTCTCATCGGCGGGCCGGTGCTCCTTTCGGAGGCCGAGATCGCCGAGACGATGAAGGGATTTGCCACCTACGGACTGCAGGACCGGAAGGCAGACGGCGAGAGAAAGACCACGAGGAAGAAGACGACAGTGTGA
- a CDS encoding nuclear transport factor 2 family protein has protein sequence MDIRSTLTALGEAFNAHDLDRIMTFFADDCVLEMPRGKEPWGARFEGRESVRAALATRFEGLPDVHYGNAEHFVDAAADAGMSKWTLTGTTPDGERKEVRGCDFYTFRNGKVIRKDSYWKIVE, from the coding sequence ATGGACATTCGATCGACGCTTACCGCGCTGGGCGAGGCTTTTAACGCGCACGACCTCGATCGCATCATGACGTTCTTTGCCGACGATTGTGTGCTGGAGATGCCCCGGGGCAAGGAGCCTTGGGGAGCCCGTTTCGAAGGTCGGGAGAGCGTGCGAGCGGCGCTTGCGACCCGTTTCGAGGGGCTGCCCGATGTCCACTATGGCAATGCGGAGCATTTCGTGGACGCCGCTGCCGATGCCGGCATGTCGAAATGGACGCTGACCGGCACGACCCCAGACGGAGAGCGCAAGGAGGTCCGCGGTTGCGACTTCTACACGTTCCGAAACGGCAAGGTGATCCGTAAGGATTCCTACTGGAAGATCGTGGAGTGA
- a CDS encoding ABC transporter ATP-binding protein — protein MIEIRDVTRSYGAFKALNEASLSIREGEFFSLLGPSGCGKTTLLRMIAGFDTPTSGSILIDGQPMDGIPANRRPTNMVFQSYAIFPHLNVEQNVAYGLKRQRLAAAEERRRVEEALAQVSLSGLGKRRATELSGGQRQRVALARALVMRPKVLLLDEPLSALDKKLREQMQVELRHLQRTVGITFILVTHDQYEALAMSDRIAVMFGGSIAQVAAPKEIYQRPVNRQVADFLGGMNFVQAEIVDEEAQAIVVDTAGFGRIRAEKPPAFRRNGGSATLGIRPERLRVLWDDARADHEVAGKVVDRHYFGEITHLIVEVPGFEKPLSVTETNNFGADDIPVGAPIRLAYDPDALVALAD, from the coding sequence ATGATCGAGATCCGCGACGTGACCCGCAGCTACGGTGCGTTCAAGGCGCTGAACGAGGCCTCGCTCTCGATCCGGGAGGGCGAGTTCTTCTCCCTGCTCGGCCCGTCCGGCTGCGGCAAGACCACCTTGCTGCGCATGATCGCGGGCTTCGACACGCCGACCTCCGGCTCGATCCTGATCGACGGCCAGCCGATGGACGGCATCCCGGCCAACCGGCGTCCGACCAATATGGTGTTCCAGAGCTACGCCATCTTCCCCCATCTCAACGTCGAGCAGAACGTCGCCTACGGGCTGAAACGCCAGAGGCTCGCCGCCGCCGAGGAGCGCCGGCGCGTCGAGGAAGCCCTCGCCCAGGTCTCGCTGTCGGGCCTGGGCAAACGCCGCGCCACCGAACTGTCGGGCGGCCAGCGCCAGCGGGTCGCTCTCGCCAGGGCCCTCGTCATGCGGCCGAAGGTGCTCCTGCTGGACGAGCCGCTCTCAGCGCTGGACAAGAAGCTGCGCGAGCAGATGCAGGTCGAACTGCGCCACCTCCAGCGGACGGTCGGCATCACTTTCATCCTGGTGACGCATGACCAGTACGAAGCGTTGGCGATGTCGGATCGCATCGCGGTCATGTTCGGCGGCTCGATCGCACAGGTCGCCGCGCCCAAGGAGATCTACCAGCGGCCGGTGAACCGGCAGGTCGCAGATTTCCTCGGCGGCATGAATTTCGTCCAGGCCGAGATCGTCGACGAGGAAGCCCAGGCGATCGTCGTCGACACCGCCGGCTTCGGCCGGATCAGGGCGGAAAAGCCCCCGGCCTTCCGGCGCAACGGCGGCAGCGCGACGCTTGGCATACGCCCGGAGCGGCTGCGCGTGCTGTGGGACGACGCCCGCGCCGACCATGAGGTCGCGGGCAAGGTCGTCGACCGGCACTACTTTGGAGAGATCACGCACCTGATCGTCGAGGTTCCGGGTTTCGAGAAGCCGCTGTCGGTCACCGAGACCAACAATTTCGGCGCCGACGACATCCCGGTCGGCGCGCCGATCCGCCTGGCCTACGATCCCGACGCGCTGGTGGCGCTCGCGGATTAG
- a CDS encoding ABC transporter permease codes for MSTVRRLLAGWLPVYAFLYIAFLYLPVMLLPIFSLNTAAAPRFPLQGLTLKWYQDLPRTPALLEAAWNSLMVGVAAALISTVLGICAARAITRYRFPGRRPINGLIMAPLVLPEIIVAVSLLIVLLQLGLELSLLTVVLGHVLICIPYSMTVLTAGFDGFDRSLEEASADLGETAFGTFRRVTLPMVAPAIISSLLVSFTISLDEFILAFFLTGTDVTLPVYIWSQLRFAGKLPGVLALGTLLLVASFMLLSFAEILRRRAERRTRMTGVAIA; via the coding sequence ATGAGTACGGTCCGCCGACTGCTGGCAGGCTGGCTGCCCGTCTATGCCTTCCTCTACATTGCGTTCCTCTACCTGCCGGTGATGCTGCTGCCGATCTTCTCACTCAACACGGCGGCCGCCCCGCGCTTCCCCCTCCAGGGCCTCACGCTCAAGTGGTACCAGGACCTGCCGAGGACGCCCGCGCTTCTGGAGGCCGCCTGGAACAGCCTGATGGTGGGCGTCGCGGCAGCGCTCATTTCCACCGTGCTCGGCATCTGCGCCGCACGCGCCATCACCCGCTACCGCTTTCCCGGGCGGCGGCCCATCAACGGCCTGATCATGGCGCCGCTAGTGCTGCCGGAGATCATCGTCGCCGTCTCGCTGCTCATCGTGCTGCTGCAGCTAGGGCTCGAACTCTCCCTCCTCACGGTGGTGCTGGGCCATGTGCTGATCTGCATCCCCTACTCCATGACGGTGCTGACGGCAGGCTTCGACGGCTTTGACCGAAGCCTGGAGGAAGCCTCCGCCGACCTCGGCGAGACGGCCTTCGGCACCTTCCGCCGGGTGACGCTGCCGATGGTGGCGCCGGCGATCATCTCGTCGCTGCTCGTCTCCTTCACCATCTCGCTGGACGAGTTCATCCTGGCTTTCTTCCTGACCGGCACCGACGTGACGCTGCCGGTCTATATCTGGAGCCAGCTCCGTTTCGCCGGCAAGTTGCCCGGCGTACTGGCGCTGGGCACGCTGCTGCTGGTGGCCTCGTTCATGCTGCTCAGCTTTGCCGAGATCCTGCGCCGGCGCGCCGAGCGCCGAACCCGGATGACGGGGGTCGCAATTGCCTGA
- a CDS encoding ABC transporter permease, producing MTAVAERSAEVSASRFRRGTMLQSESAQGLALISPTLAFALVMLVVPIIVVIAHSFWTQDYLTIDRTFTLEQYRIALTEPIYRDLLLRSLFVALVVSTATVVLAYPIAYFIPFHGGRHKSLWLFLITIPFWTSYLLRVMSWKVVLGFNGVLNSGLMGLGVIDQPSTAFLYNTTAVVITLTHAWAAFAVLPIFVSLEKVDRTLLEAATDLGDGPLRRFVRVTLPLSLPGVISAILIVMIPTVGDFVTPKLVGGKDGVMIATAIQVQFGKGANWPLGAALSVTTMAVVTAMAAATVLLLRGLARMAR from the coding sequence ATGACGGCGGTCGCGGAACGCTCGGCCGAGGTCAGCGCTTCCCGTTTCCGCCGTGGCACGATGCTGCAATCCGAGTCCGCGCAGGGGCTCGCCCTCATCAGTCCGACGCTCGCCTTCGCGCTGGTCATGCTGGTCGTGCCGATCATCGTCGTCATCGCGCACAGCTTCTGGACCCAGGACTATCTGACGATCGACCGCACCTTCACGCTCGAGCAGTACCGCATCGCGCTGACCGAGCCGATCTACCGCGATCTCCTGCTGCGCTCGCTGTTCGTGGCTCTCGTGGTGAGCACGGCGACGGTGGTGCTCGCCTATCCGATCGCCTACTTCATCCCGTTCCACGGCGGCCGTCACAAGAGCCTGTGGCTGTTCCTGATCACAATTCCGTTCTGGACCAGCTACCTGCTCAGGGTGATGTCCTGGAAGGTCGTGCTGGGCTTCAACGGCGTGCTGAACTCGGGCCTGATGGGCCTCGGCGTCATCGACCAGCCGTCCACCGCCTTCCTCTACAACACGACGGCGGTCGTCATCACCCTGACCCACGCCTGGGCCGCCTTCGCCGTTCTACCGATCTTCGTCTCGCTGGAAAAGGTCGACCGCACGCTGCTGGAGGCGGCGACGGACCTCGGCGACGGTCCGCTGCGCAGGTTCGTACGCGTGACGCTGCCGCTGTCGCTGCCCGGCGTCATCTCGGCGATCCTCATCGTGATGATCCCGACCGTCGGCGATTTCGTGACGCCCAAGCTGGTCGGCGGCAAGGACGGCGTCATGATCGCCACGGCCATCCAGGTCCAGTTCGGCAAGGGCGCGAACTGGCCGCTCGGCGCGGCGCTGTCGGTGACCACCATGGCGGTCGTGACCGCGATGGCGGCGGCGACCGTGCTCCTGCTGCGGGGACTTGCGAGGATGGCCCGATGA